One region of Aphelocoma coerulescens isolate FSJ_1873_10779 chromosome 12, UR_Acoe_1.0, whole genome shotgun sequence genomic DNA includes:
- the EMC3 gene encoding ER membrane protein complex subunit 3: MSEPELLLDSNIRLWVVLPIVFITFFVGMIRHYVSILLQSDKRLTQEQVSDSQVLIRSRVLRENGKYIPKQSFLSRKYFFNNPEDGFFKKTKRKVVPPSPMTDPTMLTDMMKGNVTNVLPMILIGGWINMTFSGFVTTKVPFPLTLRFKPMLQQGIELLTLDASWVSSASWYFLNVFGLRSIYTLILGQDNAADQSRVMQEQMTGAAMAMPADTNKAFKTEWEALELTDHQWALEDVEEELMAKDLHFEGMFKEELQTSIF, from the exons ATGAGCGAGCCCGAGCTGCTGCTGGACTCCAACATCCGGCTATGGGTGGTGCTGCCCATCGTCTTCATCACCTTCTTCGTGGGCATGATCCGGCACTACGTGTCCATCCTGCTCCAGAGCGACAAGCGCCTCACGCAGGAGCAGGTGTCCGACAG CCAAGTCCTGATCCGGAGCAGAGTCCTTcgggaaaatggaaaatacattCCAAAGCAG tcttttctgtcccggaaatatttttttaataacccCGAGGATggattttttaagaaaacaaaaagaaaggtaGTGCCTCCTTCACCAATGACAG ATCCTACCATGCTGACAGATATGATGAAAGGGAATGTAACCAATGTTCTGCCTATGATCCTCATTGGTGGTTGGATCAACATGACATTTTCAGGATTTGTCACAA CAAAGGTCCCGTTTCCTCTGACGCTGCGTTTTAAGCCAATGTTGCAGCAGGGAATTGAGCTGCTCACTTTAGATGCGTCCTG GGTGAGCTCTGCTTCCTGGTACTTCTTGAATGTGTTTGGACTCAGAAGCATTTATACTCTCATCCTGGGCCAAGATAATG CTGCAGATCAGTCCAGGGTGATGCAAGAACAAATGACAGGGGCAGCAATGGCCATGCCAGCAGATACCAACAAAGCATTTAAG ACGGAATGGGAAGCCTTAGAACTGACAGATCATCAGTGGGCCTTAGAAGATGTAGAAGAAGAGCTCATGGCAAAAGACCTCCATTTTGAAGGCATGTTTAAGGAAGAACTTCAGACCTCCATCTTCTGA